A segment of the Acidimicrobiia bacterium genome:
ATCAATGGCGGCATCCACGAGATCGAGTTTCGAGTGGCGGTCCTCTCGCCCGGATCGATCCCCACCGTCCTGCCGATCCCCGGCCTCCGCCAACACGCCGTCGGCTTCAAGACCCTTGCCGACGCCATCTGGCTCCGCAACAGGGTGCTGTACCAGCTCGATGCCGCTGAAGCAGCAAGGACGGTGGAGGAACGCCGCAAGCTGCTGACGTTCACCTTCATAGGTGGCGGATACGCCGGCGTCGAAGCGATCGCCGAACTGGAGTCGCTCGCCCGCGACGCCCTGAAGCGTTATCCGGGCCTCACCCGAACCGACATGCGGTGGGTGCTCGTCGAGGCACAGGGCTCGCTCCTCCCCGGGCTCCACGAGCGGCTCGCCCGGTTCACCGAACGGGTGCTTCGCAGGAGGGGCATCGAGGTGTACCTCGACACTCGACTCGAGTCGTGCGAGGGAAAGCTCGTGGTGCTGAGCGGCGACCGCACGACGCCGTTCCCCTCCGAGACGATCGTCTGGACTGCCGGGCAGCGTCCGAATCCCGTCGCCGGGACGTGGGACTTGGAGACGGATGAGCGGGGCTTCGTTCCCGTCGACGACCACATGCGGGTGGGCAACCGTCCCGACCTGTTCGCAGTCGGCGACCTCGCCGCCGTGCCCGACCCCGACGGGGGGATCAGCCCGAACACGGCACAGCATGCGCTTCGGGAGGCGAAGGTGGCGGCCGCCAACGCCGCAGCCTTCTTCGGAGCGGGCGACGCCGTCCCGTTCACCTATCGCAATCGTGGGCTCGCCGTCACCCTCGGCAAGTGGCAGGGGGCGGCGCAGGTGAAGCGCTGGACGTTCACCGGTCCGCTTGCGTGGTGGATGGGCCGCTCATACCACCTGCTGATGATGCCCGGCCTCGCCAGGAAGAGCAGGATCGTCGGCGACTGGACGTTCGCGTTGCTGTTCCCGCGCGACGTGTCCCAGCTCGGTCGGCTCGGCGAGCCGTCGCCGCTCGCCTGACGGGTACCCTCCGGCGCCATGTCGTTCGTCACCCACCTCGCGTCCGCCATCGACGGGACCGCCCTCGATCCGAATCGACTCCAAACGGTGCACGACGGCCGGCCCTTGTGGGTGAGGTACGACCTCGATGCCGTCGGTGCCGCGGTATCACGCGACGACATCGCCTCCCGGGCGCCGACGATGTGGCGCTATCGAGAGTTGCTGCCCGTCGACCGTGACGAGAACGTGGTCTCCCTCGGCGAGGGAATGACGCCGCTGCTTCGGTGCGAACGACTCGGGGCGTCGCTCGGGCTCGACGACCTGTGGATGAAGGACGATTCCCAGCTCCCGACAGGCTCGTTCAAGAGCCGCGGCCTCGCCATGGCCGTCAGCCGGGCGAAGGAGCTCGGCGCGACCAGGCTGGCGATCCCCACAGCCGGTAACGCAGGCGGGGCCCTCGCCGCATATTCGGCCCGAGCCGGCATCGAGGCGTGGGTCTTCATGCCGGCCGACACGCCGGAGGTCAACAAGGCGGAGGCCGTCAACCACGGCGCCCGAGCGTTCCTCGTCGACGGGCTGATCACCGACTGCGGCGCCATCGTGCGGGAAGGGACGGATCACATGGGCTGGTTCGACGTCTCGACCCTCAAGGAGCCATATCGGATCGAGGGCAAGAAGACGATGGGTCTCGAGCTCGCCGAGCAGCTCGATTGGATCCTTCCGGACGTCATCCTCTACCCGACGGGCGGCGGCACCGGC
Coding sequences within it:
- a CDS encoding FAD-dependent oxidoreductase, which gives rise to MAWYDVLIVGGGFGGAFCARELERRLGGRSERVLLVAPDNFMLFSPLLPEAASGTLEPRHAVIPLRELLSETELLIGTVSGLDVAARRATVEDINGGIHEIEFRVAVLSPGSIPTVLPIPGLRQHAVGFKTLADAIWLRNRVLYQLDAAEAARTVEERRKLLTFTFIGGGYAGVEAIAELESLARDALKRYPGLTRTDMRWVLVEAQGSLLPGLHERLARFTERVLRRRGIEVYLDTRLESCEGKLVVLSGDRTTPFPSETIVWTAGQRPNPVAGTWDLETDERGFVPVDDHMRVGNRPDLFAVGDLAAVPDPDGGISPNTAQHALREAKVAAANAAAFFGAGDAVPFTYRNRGLAVTLGKWQGAAQVKRWTFTGPLAWWMGRSYHLLMMPGLARKSRIVGDWTFALLFPRDVSQLGRLGEPSPLA
- a CDS encoding threonine synthase, whose product is MSFVTHLASAIDGTALDPNRLQTVHDGRPLWVRYDLDAVGAAVSRDDIASRAPTMWRYRELLPVDRDENVVSLGEGMTPLLRCERLGASLGLDDLWMKDDSQLPTGSFKSRGLAMAVSRAKELGATRLAIPTAGNAGGALAAYSARAGIEAWVFMPADTPEVNKAEAVNHGARAFLVDGLITDCGAIVREGTDHMGWFDVSTLKEPYRIEGKKTMGLELAEQLDWILPDVILYPTGGGTGLIGMWKAFDELASLGWLDSPDRPRMISCQAAGCAPIATAWAAGERFATPFPDPRTAASGLRVPTAIGDFMILDAVRESHGAALAATEERLLAWARRAAELEGISVCPEAGACLAVLEDLVAGGDIERSEKVVVYNTGAAQKYIELIRADVPLVTPPVDWEALTA